The following proteins are co-located in the Rutidosis leptorrhynchoides isolate AG116_Rl617_1_P2 unplaced genomic scaffold, CSIRO_AGI_Rlap_v1 contig193, whole genome shotgun sequence genome:
- the LOC139881773 gene encoding uncharacterized protein, producing MACFTSAEQQQLPFMVKIHDHDPQIKVKYNFVNGRIQQPDESDANFPNWDRCNITVSCWIMNSVSASIQPSISIFKTAHAMWKDLQGRFFKTDFSRISDIQEEIFTFKQGDLNISDYYTKMRILWDEFDDLRPIPEYECAIKCECKTLKTIADYYENDKIIRFLKGVNAAYAQTRSTIMMMDPTPSLEKAFATVAQYERRNILPPDADEPTLAAFSSTKGPR from the coding sequence ATGGCTTGTTTCACCTCTGCTGAACAACAACAATTACCATTCATGGTCAAGATCCATGATCATGACCCTCAGATCAAAGTAAAATATAACTTTGTCAATGGCCGAATTCAACAACCAGACGAAAGTGATGCAAATTTTCCTAATTGGGATAGATGCAACATTACTGTTTCTTGCTGGATTATGAATTCTGTTTCAGCATCAATTCAACCCTCAATTTCCATATTCAAAACAGCTCATGCCATGTGGAAAGACCTACAAGGTAGGTTTTTCAAAACAGACTTCTCAAGAATCTCTGACATTCAGGAAGAGATTTTCACTTTCAAACAAGGTGATCTAAATATTTCCGATTACTATACAAAAATGAGAATTCTGTGGGATGAGTTTGATGATCTCAGACCTATCCCTGAGTATGAATGTGCAATCAAGTGTGAATGCAAAACACTCAAGACAATTGCTGATTATTATGAAAATGACAAGATAATAAGATTCCTGAAAGGCGTGAATGCTGCTTATGCACAAACTAGGTCTACAATAATGATGATGGATCCAACTCCATCTCTTGAAAAGGCATTTGCAACAGTTGCACAATATGAGAGGCGGAATATATTACCTCCTGATGCAGATGAGCCGACCTTGGCTGCTTTCTCCTCAACAAAAGGGCCAAGATAG
- the LOC139881772 gene encoding stemmadenine O-acetyltransferase-like, which produces MTSLFFEAWSATASNSDNKIGFAEHFSMASILPSVINPEYSLSARELSQDSNITFVEKRHVVNASKITLLKEQAISIGVKQPTCVVCVISLFWKQLFSASRSRVGIKSMPSFLLQAVNLRKKSIPPLPTNSLGNILIMSCAVIEEEVMKSLELDGLITSSRKGLHDSSKFPWKHPCHGEDCLS; this is translated from the coding sequence ATGACGAGTTTATTCTTCGAGGCTTGGTCTGCAACAGCGTCGAATTCCGATAACAAGATAGGCTTTGCAGAACATTTCTCGATGGCTTCCATTCTTCCATCTGTCATAAACCCGGAATATTCTCTATCGGCAAGAGAACTTTCTCAGGACTCCAATATTACTTTTGTGGAGAAGAGACATGTGGTTAACGCATCAAAGATTACATTACTTAAGGAACAAGCTATTAGCATAGGCGTGAAGCAACCAACTTGTGTGGTATGTGTTATCAGTCTGTTCTGGAAACAGCTATTTTCTGCATCAAGATCAAGGGTTGGGATTAAAAGCATGCCTTCCTTTTTACTCCAAGCTGTGAATCTGCGAAAAAAGAGTATACCGCCACTACCGACAAATTCCCTTGGAAACATCCTTATCATGTCTTGTGCAGTTATAGAGGAGGAGGTGATGAAGAGTCTTGAGCTAGATGGCCTAATTACAAGTTCAAGGAAAGGGTTACATGACTCGAGCAAATTCCCTTGGAAACATCCTTGTCATGGCGAAGATTGTTTGAGCTGA
- the LOC139881771 gene encoding naringenin,2-oxoglutarate 3-dioxygenase-like translates to MAVVPPTLTSLAAGKTLPPDFVLDEEVCPRVPYNQFSTEIPVISLSWIDQVGDSRDEICQKIADSLEDWGIFQVVDHDVDKKLISDMMELSNEFFSLPDEEKLRFDMSNGHKNGFMVSDHLKNAEKAQWREFLFYDMQPISNRDYSRWPDKPEAWREVIKQYNSEVVGLNCKLLEVLSEAMGLEKEAFSKACLELNTKMVINFYPKCPQPDLTLGVGRHTDLTTITLFLQDHVCGLQVTKDDGKTWNTVRPIDGTFVIIVGDHGHYLSNGRFKKGFHRAAVNSKYSRLSIIFFQMPSPEAMVYPLIVREGEKPIFDEPFSFFDMRNKKFNYGR, encoded by the exons ATGGCTGTTGTACCACCAACACTCACATCTTTAGCAGCAGGAAAAACTCTGCCTCCTGATTTTGTCCTCGACGAAGAAGTGTGTCCTAGAGTTCCATACAATCAGTTTAGCACTGAAATTCCGGTGATTTCACTTTCTTGGATCGATCAAGTTGGTGATAGTAGGGACGAAATCTGCCAGAAGATTGCCGACAGCTTGGAGGATTGGGGTATTTTTCAAGTGGTCGATCATGACGTCGACAAAAAGCTAATTTCGGACATGATGGAATTGTCCAACGAGTTTTTTTCTTTACCTGATGAGGAGAAATTGAGGTTTGACATGTCCAATGGACATAAAAACGGTTTCATGGTGTCTGACCATTTAAAG AATGCAGAAAAAGCTCAGTGGCGAGAGTTTTTGTTCTACGACATGCAACCAATTTCTAACCGTGACTACTCGCGGTGGCCGGATAAGCCAGAAGCGTGGAGAGAAGTGATCAAACAATACAATAGTGAAGTCGTAGGACTTAATTGCAAACTTCTAGAGGTTTTATCAGAGGCCATGGGACTAGAAAAGGAGGCTTTTAGCAAGGCATGTTTGGAATTGAATACCAAAATGGTGATCAATTTCTATCCAAAGTGTCCACAACCTGACCTCACACTTGGAGTTGGTCGACACACAGACCTTACAACTATTACATTATTTCTTCAGGATCACGTTTGTGGCCTACAAGTCACTAAAGATGACGGCAAGACTTGGAACACCGTTCGACCTATTGATGGTACTTTCGTCATCATCGTCGGAGATCATGGCCAT TATTTAAGCAATGGGAGGTTCAAGAAGGGATTTCATCGGGCTGCAGTGAACTCAAAGTATAGCAGATTGTCCATAATCTTCTTCCAAATGCCATCTCCAGAGGCTATGGTGTACCCATTGATTGTCAGAGAAGGAGAGAAGCCAATCTTTGACGAGCCGTTTTCATTTTTTGATATGCGTAATAAAAAGTTTAATTATGGGCGCTAA